A single Spirochaetales bacterium DNA region contains:
- a CDS encoding F0F1 ATP synthase subunit gamma — protein sequence MEQIQGIKKKIKSTNEMHGIVKTMKTLSAVNIRQYERALESLRHYSKTIFRGFHIVLRALSEQAGSPGNSPPSFFPAAGNGRRKALHIIIVIGSEQGLVGRFNQRLLDFLKEKGNLVALSEGRLRSVSIGYKIGGLLRNEGIAVNEEFPMAGSLDDITPLLADILQIIRVWLERDNVGRITIYYNRLHQHPFYFPSSLTIYPPSPEELNGLGGKPWEGGSLPVLFDQPEKILKAMIREYIYIELFRTLVESLSSENSSRLATMDNTEKTIGRRQKELTAAYNRLRQTAITGELLDIVSGFESITG from the coding sequence ATGGAACAGATCCAGGGGATTAAAAAGAAAATCAAAAGCACGAATGAAATGCATGGCATCGTCAAAACCATGAAGACGCTCTCTGCCGTGAACATCAGACAATACGAACGCGCGCTTGAGTCTTTGCGGCACTATTCCAAAACCATATTCCGGGGATTTCATATCGTCCTGAGGGCGTTATCGGAACAAGCCGGTAGTCCCGGAAATTCACCGCCATCGTTTTTCCCCGCGGCGGGGAACGGACGGAGAAAGGCACTTCACATCATCATCGTTATAGGAAGCGAACAGGGTCTGGTCGGCCGTTTTAATCAACGGCTTCTGGACTTTCTCAAAGAAAAGGGTAATCTTGTCGCCCTGTCCGAAGGCCGTCTGCGCTCCGTGAGTATCGGTTATAAAATCGGCGGACTGCTCCGAAACGAAGGAATCGCGGTGAACGAGGAGTTTCCCATGGCCGGAAGCCTGGACGATATCACCCCTTTGCTTGCCGATATATTGCAGATTATCCGTGTATGGCTTGAAAGGGATAATGTCGGGCGGATAACCATCTATTACAACAGACTGCATCAACATCCGTTCTACTTTCCGTCGTCATTGACGATCTATCCCCCGTCTCCGGAGGAACTGAACGGACTAGGCGGCAAACCATGGGAAGGCGGAAGTCTCCCCGTATTGTTCGACCAACCGGAAAAGATCCTCAAGGCGATGATCCGCGAATATATCTACATCGAATTATTCAGGACGCTTGTCGAATCCTTATCGAGTGAGAACTCGAGCAGGCTCGCGACAATGGACAACACGGAAAAAACCATAGGCCGCCGTCAGAAAGAGTTGACTGCCGCATACAATCGTCTCCGCCAGACGGCGATTACCGGCGAACTTCTCGATATCGTTTCAGGTTTCGAATCGATCACCGGATAG
- a CDS encoding 4a-hydroxytetrahydrobiopterin dehydratase, protein MNTVKSALKDRRCVQPREGDEPLREDRVKLMKKEIHPDWELKDGHHLERTFRTKDFRDALGLTISIGKRSEKAGHHPDISLSWGKVKVTLWTHKIGGLSENDFILAAKIDDIKTPASAF, encoded by the coding sequence ATGAACACCGTAAAAAGCGCTTTGAAAGACCGCCGCTGCGTGCAGCCAAGGGAAGGGGACGAACCGCTGCGGGAGGACAGGGTGAAACTTATGAAAAAGGAAATACATCCGGATTGGGAATTAAAAGACGGCCATCACCTTGAACGAACGTTCAGGACAAAGGATTTCAGGGACGCCCTTGGATTGACGATCAGTATCGGTAAACGCTCGGAAAAAGCGGGCCATCATCCCGATATATCGCTTTCATGGGGAAAAGTAAAGGTGACGTTGTGGACGCATAAAATAGGGGGCTTGAGTGAGAATGATTTCATCCTCGCCGCGAAAATCGACGATATCAAGACGCCGGCATCGGCATTTTAA
- a CDS encoding ferredoxin, whose translation MCAELCPDTFRVEGGIVTVCCNTIDASPGYSGNNRVPYDIEVCVREAVETCPEEAIVIENGRLPFEM comes from the coding sequence TTGTGCGCAGAACTATGTCCGGATACATTCAGAGTGGAGGGGGGCATCGTGACCGTATGCTGCAACACAATCGATGCCTCCCCCGGTTACAGCGGCAATAACAGGGTTCCCTATGACATCGAGGTGTGCGTACGGGAGGCTGTTGAAACGTGCCCCGAAGAAGCGATTGTCATCGAAAACGGCAGGCTGCCCTTCGAAATGTAG
- a CDS encoding SDR family oxidoreductase, with product MKMTLYEDIKGKTAVVTGGAAGIGRAAVLAFADNGVNVAIADVQEDKAKETLLLMEGKPGAGYFIKTDVSSDYDVRQMIEETINRFGCVDYAFNNAGIEGGQGKIAEYGEEEWNRVISINLKGVWLSMKYEIRHMLERGKGAIVNTSSVAGKVGFTGLAPYVASKHGINGLTKTAALDYAANGLRINAVCPGVIRTEMIDRVTGGDPEKEKAFIGLEPIGRMGRPDEIASAVLWLCSDSSSFVTGHCLVADGGFIVK from the coding sequence ATGAAGATGACATTATATGAAGACATAAAGGGGAAAACGGCCGTCGTCACCGGCGGCGCCGCGGGTATCGGCAGGGCGGCGGTCCTCGCTTTCGCGGATAACGGGGTCAATGTCGCAATCGCCGACGTGCAGGAAGATAAAGCGAAAGAGACGCTTCTTTTGATGGAAGGGAAACCCGGTGCGGGGTATTTTATCAAGACCGATGTTTCGTCGGACTACGATGTCAGGCAGATGATCGAAGAGACCATTAACAGATTCGGTTGTGTCGATTACGCGTTCAATAACGCAGGGATAGAAGGCGGACAGGGAAAGATCGCCGAATACGGCGAAGAAGAATGGAACAGGGTTATTTCAATCAATCTCAAGGGTGTCTGGCTGAGCATGAAATACGAGATCAGGCACATGCTTGAAAGGGGAAAGGGGGCGATCGTCAACACGTCTTCGGTCGCGGGGAAGGTGGGATTCACCGGCCTCGCCCCGTATGTGGCTTCAAAACACGGCATCAATGGCCTGACAAAGACGGCGGCGCTGGATTACGCGGCGAACGGTCTCAGAATCAATGCCGTCTGTCCCGGCGTCATACGCACGGAGATGATCGACAGGGTGACCGGCGGGGACCCTGAAAAGGAAAAAGCCTTTATCGGACTCGAACCGATAGGACGGATGGGCAGGCCGGACGAAATAGCGTCGGCGGTTTTGTGGCTGTGTTCGGATTCGTCCTCGTTCGTGACCGGTCATTGTCTTGTCGCCGACGGCGGATTTATTGTGAAATAA
- a CDS encoding DUF169 domain-containing protein codes for MKHGIYRKFREFMSVFDCCPDPLAVYYTDTKPQGSVGPRGGFSIDIKGPGDLFRLAGKGASLMEEKRKRFRCLFQFLAITRKDHIPSVFDKDNFGCPGFRFYSGYTEKLPLFNHFFTSTGFPMLYKGERFAPSPSSSQRHAKLLEGLMPGGRYLVFDAMDNLPPDVDPAIVVFFCNAEALAGLVGLVRFTTDRADAVCSPFSSGCASIFSWPMKFKQENKENAVIGVFDPAARPYMTPGEMTLSMSYGLFKKTLVAYKRSFIYSDRIKGGIIKEAVPGWPAVRRRAKGLNRHH; via the coding sequence ATGAAGCACGGAATATACAGGAAGTTCAGGGAGTTCATGTCGGTGTTCGATTGCTGTCCGGACCCCCTCGCCGTCTATTATACCGATACGAAACCGCAAGGTTCCGTGGGACCGCGGGGGGGATTTTCGATCGATATAAAAGGGCCGGGCGACCTGTTTCGTCTGGCCGGCAAGGGGGCCTCCCTGATGGAAGAAAAACGGAAGCGCTTTCGTTGTCTGTTTCAGTTTTTGGCGATAACGAGGAAGGACCATATTCCATCGGTCTTCGATAAGGATAATTTCGGCTGCCCCGGCTTTCGATTTTACAGCGGTTATACGGAAAAACTTCCGTTGTTCAATCACTTTTTTACGTCCACCGGTTTCCCGATGCTCTATAAGGGGGAGCGGTTCGCGCCGTCACCCTCCTCGTCCCAACGTCATGCCAAACTGCTCGAAGGACTAATGCCGGGGGGGAGATACCTTGTCTTCGACGCCATGGACAACCTTCCGCCGGATGTCGACCCGGCCATCGTCGTTTTTTTCTGCAACGCCGAAGCCCTCGCGGGACTCGTGGGCCTCGTGCGGTTCACGACCGACCGCGCGGACGCGGTTTGTTCTCCTTTTTCATCCGGATGCGCGTCGATATTCAGCTGGCCCATGAAATTCAAACAGGAAAACAAGGAAAACGCCGTTATCGGGGTATTCGATCCGGCGGCCCGCCCGTATATGACGCCGGGAGAGATGACCTTGAGTATGTCCTACGGACTCTTTAAAAAAACACTCGTTGCCTATAAAAGAAGTTTCATCTACTCGGACAGGATAAAAGGGGGAATTATCAAGGAAGCGGTTCCGGGCTGGCCCGCAGTAAGAAGAAGGGCGAAAGGACTCAATCGTCATCATTGA
- a CDS encoding acyl carrier protein encodes MPFIAKAAHLPEKDIDDRLPIYNSGIVSSLRLLEMMTFIEKAFGIVIRPEELIEDNFRDVGTIAGFIQSKTRRVVAGET; translated from the coding sequence GTGCCTTTCATAGCAAAAGCGGCACATCTGCCAGAAAAAGATATCGATGACCGCCTGCCGATATACAATTCGGGGATCGTTTCCTCGTTGAGACTTCTCGAGATGATGACATTCATCGAAAAGGCCTTCGGGATCGTCATCAGGCCCGAAGAACTCATCGAGGATAATTTCAGGGATGTCGGAACGATTGCGGGATTTATACAATCAAAAACCCGCCGTGTCGTCGCAGGGGAAACGTAA
- the hemN gene encoding oxygen-independent coproporphyrinogen III oxidase → MNTRDLLALEYLCKKYNETNIPLYLSYPTTAFWGSRSDDDVYYRSFSDESVSFLYFHFPYCKKHCYYCCCYSEATGDEEKKETYIRYIKKELLQKLPLISSVIRGGLREMHWGGGTPTYLGCKQIEDVFTAITDNIRVENAGGGGISIEAYPDETDLPFDKLKLLRDLGFNEISFGIQDFDNRIQRAINRDCNEQTVRRIVTNAKKAGLRVHIDLCYGLPFQGLHESETTIRTVIDMNPDRIALFPYAHYPALFPMQRFIPQSGVPNSFMKVLVFMECEAALISAGYRKIGIDHFVKPENPLWRAACEKRIVKDFMGYSRDARRAFIGFGSSAISFSGNGYFHNATSIKDYFTAIDEGRLPLRPDMSHMMSPDDMIRNGVIQKSILSDGEIDKNHINAMYSIDFDRYFARECEELREYEKDGLLCFTSDDIVKITPTGLFFARHIAHVFDSWYRSGHKTMPRVPIKKTTIQGVKT, encoded by the coding sequence ATGAATACGCGTGATCTTCTGGCATTGGAATATCTCTGCAAAAAATATAATGAAACGAATATACCCCTTTATCTCAGCTATCCGACGACCGCCTTCTGGGGGTCGAGGTCTGATGATGATGTCTATTATCGTTCGTTTTCAGATGAGTCCGTATCGTTCCTTTATTTTCACTTTCCCTATTGTAAAAAACACTGCTATTACTGCTGCTGCTATTCGGAAGCGACCGGGGATGAAGAAAAAAAGGAAACCTACATCCGGTATATCAAGAAGGAGTTGCTGCAAAAACTTCCCCTTATTTCATCCGTCATCCGCGGCGGACTCCGTGAGATGCATTGGGGAGGGGGAACCCCCACCTATCTCGGCTGCAAACAGATCGAGGATGTCTTTACCGCCATTACGGATAATATACGGGTAGAGAACGCCGGAGGGGGTGGGATATCGATCGAGGCCTATCCGGATGAAACGGACCTCCCGTTCGATAAATTGAAACTCCTCCGCGACCTTGGCTTTAATGAAATCAGTTTCGGGATTCAGGATTTCGACAACCGTATCCAGCGTGCGATCAACAGGGATTGTAACGAACAAACGGTCCGGCGGATCGTCACGAATGCCAAAAAAGCCGGATTGCGGGTTCACATCGATCTTTGTTACGGACTCCCGTTTCAGGGATTGCACGAAAGCGAAACGACGATACGGACGGTGATCGACATGAATCCGGACCGTATCGCGCTCTTTCCGTACGCCCATTATCCGGCGCTTTTCCCGATGCAGCGTTTCATACCTCAATCGGGCGTTCCGAATTCATTTATGAAGGTGCTTGTCTTCATGGAGTGTGAAGCGGCTTTGATATCCGCGGGGTACCGGAAAATCGGTATCGACCATTTCGTGAAACCCGAAAATCCCCTCTGGCGTGCGGCTTGTGAAAAAAGAATCGTCAAGGATTTCATGGGGTATTCCCGGGACGCCCGGCGTGCCTTTATCGGTTTCGGCAGTTCCGCCATCAGTTTTTCCGGAAACGGTTATTTTCACAATGCAACTTCGATCAAAGACTATTTCACCGCGATTGACGAAGGCAGGCTTCCACTCCGGCCGGACATGTCGCACATGATGTCGCCGGACGATATGATTAGGAACGGCGTTATTCAAAAAAGTATATTAAGCGATGGAGAGATCGATAAAAACCATATCAATGCGATGTACTCGATCGATTTCGACCGATATTTCGCCCGTGAGTGTGAGGAGCTGCGTGAATACGAAAAAGACGGTCTCCTCTGTTTTACTTCGGATGACATCGTGAAGATCACCCCGACCGGCCTGTTTTTCGCCCGTCATATCGCCCATGTCTTCGATTCATGGTACCGCAGCGGCCATAAGACGATGCCGCGCGTTCCGATAAAGAAAACAACCATACAGGGAGTAAAAACATGA